A single window of Leptolyngbya ohadii IS1 DNA harbors:
- a CDS encoding histidine kinase — translation MKAQPSQISSEAPLQLLLFVDKRPSSGERIRQVRNCLKTLAAEHSREPYTLQVVDVSEQPHLAEHFKLVATPSLIKIHPEPQQILAGSNLVAQIEDWWSRWLRSVDDFLEASRLAEIQDSNGQGSNGQDSNRAEQIRSIEESAELLKLSDEIFRLQREKEELQAQLQFKDQLIAMLAHDLRNPLTAVSIALETLEMGSTPKSDGGFRLNPDLFAQLIRHARTQTKALDRMITDILQAARERNSEFRMQPQKLDLGQLCQEAIEHLGDRIETKSQQISTDIPSDLPHVYADVERVRQVVVNLLDNAIKYTPEGGAISVAILHRTTQKVQVSICDNGPGIPPENQKHIFEDRFRLQRDEGKDGYGIGLALCRRIVQAHYGQIWVDSNEEQGSCFHFTLPVYRLTPSP, via the coding sequence ATGAAGGCACAGCCGTCCCAAATCAGTTCCGAAGCGCCGCTTCAGCTTTTGCTGTTTGTGGATAAGCGTCCCAGTTCCGGCGAGCGGATTCGTCAGGTGAGGAATTGCCTTAAGACTCTGGCTGCTGAGCATTCCCGCGAACCCTATACGCTTCAGGTCGTCGATGTCAGCGAACAGCCGCACCTGGCAGAACACTTTAAGCTGGTAGCAACCCCGTCGTTGATTAAGATTCACCCAGAACCCCAGCAAATCCTGGCGGGAAGCAATCTGGTTGCCCAAATCGAAGATTGGTGGTCGCGCTGGCTGCGATCGGTTGATGATTTTCTGGAAGCTTCCCGGCTCGCAGAGATTCAGGACAGCAATGGTCAGGGCAGCAATGGTCAGGACAGCAATAGAGCAGAGCAAATTCGATCGATCGAGGAATCGGCGGAGCTGCTGAAACTTTCGGATGAGATCTTCCGGCTCCAGCGCGAGAAAGAAGAGCTTCAGGCACAGCTCCAGTTCAAAGACCAGCTAATTGCGATGCTGGCACACGATCTGAGAAATCCCCTGACGGCTGTCTCGATCGCCCTGGAAACCCTGGAAATGGGCAGTACCCCCAAATCCGACGGCGGGTTTCGGCTCAATCCCGATCTGTTTGCCCAGCTCATCCGCCACGCCCGGACTCAGACCAAGGCACTCGATCGGATGATCACCGATATCTTGCAGGCAGCCCGCGAACGCAATTCAGAATTTCGGATGCAGCCGCAAAAGCTGGATCTGGGGCAACTCTGTCAGGAGGCGATCGAGCATCTGGGCGATCGAATTGAAACCAAATCGCAGCAAATTTCCACCGACATTCCCTCTGACCTGCCCCATGTTTACGCCGATGTAGAACGAGTTCGCCAGGTCGTGGTAAACCTGCTTGACAACGCAATTAAATACACGCCGGAAGGGGGCGCGATCTCCGTTGCAATTTTGCACCGCACCACACAGAAAGTTCAGGTCAGCATTTGCGATAACGGTCCTGGCATTCCGCCGGAAAATCAGAAGCACATTTTCGAGGATCGGTTTCGGCTTCAGCGGGACGAAGGCAAGGACGGGTACGGCATCGGCTTAGCCCTCTGTCGGCGAATTGTGCAGGCACACTATGGGCAAATCTGGGTGGATTCCAACGAGGAGCAGGGAAGCTGCTTTCACTTCACGCTGCCCGTATATCGGCTGACTCCCTCACCGTGA